A stretch of Fulvia fulva chromosome 4, complete sequence DNA encodes these proteins:
- a CDS encoding putative serine/threonine-protein kinase nek2 — protein sequence MKMRRQYLSRRRRQSARKAKAQTDAQIGNSGTGNRPGEPGNWVPWKRIGSGGQGSAWIWIYFNQNNAIIRRVVKKDTHCKDSWYDIRAWAGNDLKDYNSRIPWEHRCQSQLTWIANARHVVRTTMQWSPILVSEAWKSHKIYTEWCPMGDLADLITKYKEQPAPNNYIAEPMIWATAEALALAGLAMQHGTEDVDAGTLANWIPIIHRDLKPGNIFLADPSPNAQGTTLWPSYPKPLLGDFGLAIETSPTDPHNPTWHLELGTPGYMAPEQLAYIDRTTLFHLNPTPLTEKTNVFGIGVILYSLLTLNHGAASGIQPEFLGANPQDQNPFTLQDDEGDPYDQNNADKYTESLRGLIDECTHYDPALRPDFREILRRTRGLFDGPGDGLGVGASAQDLEAQADVFMSRGMRGGWAGATTRARYCLKNGDGSEWRKGDVYTVGLNRAALQAVVPQAL from the exons ATGAAAATGCGAAGGCAATATCTGTCGAGACGGCGAAGGCAAAGTGCTCGCAAGGCGAAGGCGCAGACTGATGCCCAAATCGGCAATAGTGGCACGGGCAATCGTCCAGGCGAGCCTGGTAATTGGGTACCTTGGAAACGGATAGGATCAGGAGGCCAAGGCTCAGCATGGATATGGATATACTTCAATCAGAACAATGCCATCATACGC AGAGTAGTCAAGAAAGACACGCACTGCAAAGATTCGTGGTATGATATCCGGGCCTGGGCCGGCAACGATCTGAAGGACTACAACAGCCGCATACCCTGGGAGCATCGATGTCAATCGCAGCTCACTTGGATCGCGAACGCTCGCCATGTTGTCCGAACGACGATGCAATGGAGCCCAATACTTGTTAGCGAAGCCTGGAAGTCGCATAAAATCTATACGGAGTGGTGTCCCATGGGCGATCTAGCTGATCTTATAACAAAGTACAAAGAACAGCCGGCACCCAACAACTACATTGCAGAGCCCATGATCTGGGCCACCGCCGAGGCGCTAGCATTGGCAGGCCTCGCAATGCAACATGGCACAGAGGACGTGGACGCAGGCACGCTCGCCAACTGGATACCCATTATCCACCGA GACCTCAAACCCGGCAACATATTCCTCGCAGACCCCTCCCCCAACGCCCAAGGTACCACCCTCTGGCCCAGCTACCCCAAACccctcctcggcgacttcgGCCTCGCCATCGAAACCTCACCCACCGACCCCCATAACCCAACCTGGCACCTCGAACTAGGCACCCCCGGCTACATGGCCCCCGAGCAACTCGCCTACATCGACCGCACCACCCTCTTCCACCTCAACCCCACCCCTCTCACCGAAAAAACCAACGTCTTCGGCATCGGCGTCATCCTCTACAGCCTCTTGACCCTCAACCACGGCGCAGCCTCCGGAATCCAACCTGAATTCCTAGGTGCCAACCCCCAGGATCAAAATCCCTTCACCCTCCAAGACGACGAGGGTGACCCCTACGATCAGAACAATGCAGACAAATACACAGAATCTCTTCGCGGGCTTATCGACGAATGCACGCACTACGATCCTGCCTTACGACCCGATTTCCGCGAGATTCTGAGAAGGACGCGGGGCCTCTTTGATGGGCCTGGCGATGGTCTGGGGGTAGGGGCGAGTGCCCAGGACTTGGAGGCGCAGGCGGACGTTTTCATGTCCAGGGGGATGAGGGGCGGGTGGGCGGGGGCGACGACTAGGGCGAGGTATTGTTTGAAGAATGGGGATGGGAGTGAGTGGAGGAAGGGGGATGTGTATACGGTTGGGTTGAATAGGGCGGCTTTGCAGGCGGTTGTGCCGCAGGCTTTGTGA
- a CDS encoding 3-hydroxy-3-methylglutaryl-coenzyme A reductase, which translates to MLGSQLTPSRWRRNYDITDPKKPGTYSSAITPHLQTVSVKACTHPIRTIVFITVLSSVFYVNLLETGFFQPSPVSGNKVDFTALSTGSRSLHLGPETAWKWQVEENGASRRKNDKEEDIALVTLDFLDSGTNSPNAAPVAQKVPIPQGSSVQLLPASENILSAVSSDTMLAFSMPFEETARFFETVKEIPASPARLPQEDDGDGSDDEPEQQKWLMKTAKRAPGSGGMLEWAQNAWDSFLDLIKNAETLDIVIMSLGYISMYLTFASLFMSMRRLGSNFWLATTTLFSSAFAFLFGLMVTLKLGVPENVVLLSEGVPFLVVTVGFEKPIMLTQAVLAASVQARNGNTTPGGNGDAPLTIQNAVVTAVRERGFEIVRDYAIEIAILCIGAASGIQGGLKQFCFLAAWTLFFDCILLFTFYTSILTIKLEINRIKRHVNLRRALEDDGVSRRVAENVANSNDYSSGNLDSANSIFGKKARDGSIPRFKVLMVSGFLLINVLNLCTMPFRGHRNNAPVTTAGLSSVVTQPPMDPFKVAGNGLDFLFATAEKSQQPISVTVFNPIKYELQYPSVHYAAPEEASDWTLFDGDYQSGMFSVLGGRVVESLLKSFEDPTLSKWVIIALALSLVLNGYLFNAARWTIQSPDEMSQPSTPVAQTELIAPKPKANGHAVAPAAIRTEKHEADDAQVEELVNKEGKRTREECEKILAAKKAPILDDTELLDLAVRGKIPGYALEKTIEDKTRAVKIRRSVISRTPATSALTLKLEKSKLPYEHFDYERVFGACCENVIGYMPLPLGVAGPLVINGQSYFLPMATTEGVLVASTSRGCKAINAGGGAVTVLTADGMTRGPCIGFETLTRAAAAKVWLDSVDGQKVMKDAFNSTSRFARLQELKSTIAGTYVYVRFKTTTGDAMGMNMISKGVEKALSVMSQEAGFTDMAIISVSGNYCTDKKPAAINWIDGRGKSVVAEAIIPKDVVQSVLKSNVDALVELNISKNLIGSAMAGSIGGFNAHAANIVTAIFLATGQDPAQNVESSNCITVMKNLNGNLQISVSMPSIEVGTIGGGTVLEPQAAMLDMLGVRGAHPTTPGKNSQQLAQVVAAGVLAGELSLCSALAAGHLVRAHMSHNRSAAPTAAPSRAGSPGPRSPQAPANLAMSSISNARK; encoded by the exons TCGAGGAGAATGGCGCAAGCAGGAGGAAGAATGACAAGGAAGAGGATATCGCGCTGGTGACCTTGGACTTTTTGGACTCGGGCACCAACTCTCCCAATGCTGCTCCAGTCGCGCAGAAGGTGCCTATACCGCAGGGCTCATCTGTGCAACTACTGCCAGCGAGTGAGAACATCCTCTCTGCTGTGTCCTCAGACACCATGCTCGCCTTCTCCATGCCTTTTGAAGAGACCGCGCGCTTCTTCGAGACTGTCAAGGAGATCCCTGCTTCACCTGCCCGCCTCCCACAAGAGGACGATGGCGATGGCTCGGACGATGAACCAGAACAACAAAAGTGGCTGATGAAGACGGCCAAGAGAGCTCCTGGCTCGGGTGGCATGCTCGAGTGGGCTCAAAACGCCTGGGACTCCTTCCTGGATCTCATCAAGAATGCCGAGACTCTCGATATCGTCATCATGTCTTTGGGCTACATCTCCATGTACCTGACCTTTGCTTCGCTCTTCATGAGCATGCGCCGCCTCGGATCCAACTTCTGGCTCGCGACCACTACCCTCTTCTCATCCGCATTCGCTTTCTTGTTCGGACTGATGGTCACGCTCAAGCTCGGAGTTCCGGAAAATGTCGTCTTGCTCTCCGAGGGTGTTCCTTTCTTGGTCGTCACAGTGGGGTTTGAGAAACCAATCATGCTCACGCAGGCTGTTCTGGCTGCATCGGTCCAGGCAAGGAATGGCAACACAACACCTGGAGGCAACGGAGATGCGCCGCTTACCATCCAGAACGCCGTGGTGACTGCCGTCCGCGAGCGCGGCTTCGAGATTGTGCGCGACTACGCCATCGAGATCGCCATTCTCTGCATTGGTGCGGCTTCTGGCATTCAAGGCGGTCTCAAGCAATTCTGCTTCCTGGCTGCTTGGACATTATTTTTCGACTGCATCCTGCTTTTCACGTTCTACACATCGATCTTGACAATCAAGCTCGAGATCAACCGCATCAAGCGCCACGTCAACCTGCGCAGAGCTCTGGAGGACGATGGTGTGAGCCGACGTGTAGCAGAGAATGTCGCAAACAGCAATGATTACTCCAGTGGCAACCTCGACAGTGCAAACAGCATCTTTGGCAAGAAGGCTCGCGACGGCAGCATTCCACGTTTCAAGGTCCTGATGGTTAGCGGCTTCTTGCTCATCAATGTGCTGAATCTCTGCACCATGCCTTTCCGAGGCCATCGCAACAATGCGCCTGTCACTACCGCTGGTCTGTCGAGTGTGGTGACGCAACCTCCGATGGATCCATTCAAGGTTGCTGGCAATGGTTTGGACTTTCTCTTTGCCACTGCTGAGAAGAGCCAACAGCCAATTAGTGTCACCGTTTTCAACCCGATCAAGTACGAGCTGCAGTACCCATCTGTACACTACGCAGCACCTGAAGAGGCATCTGACTGGACACTGTTCGACGGCGACTACCAAAGTGGCATGTTCTCCGTGTTGGGCGGCAGAGTGGTTGAAAGTCTATTGAAGAGTTTCGAGGATCCAACGCTTAGCAAGTGGGTTATCATTGCTCTTGCCTTGAGCTTGGTGCTCAACGGATACTTGTTCAACGCCGCGAGGTGGACCATCCAATCGCCGGACGAAATGAGTCAGCCTTCTACACCTGTAGCTCAGACTGAACTGATCGCACCCAAGCCAAAGGCGAACGGACATGCAGTGGCGCCCGCAGCCATCAGGACTGAGAAGCATGAGGCGGATGATGCACAAGTCGAAGAGCTGGTCAACAAGGAAGGCAAGCGCACAAGAGAAGAGTGCGAGAAGATCCTTGCCGCAAAGAAGGCACCGATACTTGACGACACTGAACTCCTAGATCTGGCTGTTCGTGGCAAGATTCCTGGCTACGCTCTGGAGAAGACGATTGAAGACAAGACTCGTGCTGTCAAGATCCGCAGATCCGTCATCTCGCGTACACCCGCCACATCTGCCCTCACCTTGAAGCTGGAGAAGTCCAAGCTCCCTTACGAGCACTTCGACTACGAGCGTGTCTTCGGCGCTTGCTGTGAAAACGTCATTGGATACATGCCGCTTCCACTTGGTGTTGCTGGACCATTGGTTATCAACGGCCAAAGCTACTTCTTGCCCATGGCCACCACCGAAGGTGTGCTTGTTGCAAGCACGAGCAGAGGCTGCAAAGCTATCAATGCTGGTGGAGGTGCTGTAACTGTCCTTACTGCCGATGGTATGACTCGTGGACCTTGCATTGGCTTTGAAACTCTCACCCGTGCTGCTGCCGCCAAGGTCTGGCTCGACAGTGTCGATGGCCAGAAAGTCATGAAGGACGCCTTCAACTCTACCTCTCGCTTCGCACGACTTCAAGAGCTGAAGTCGACCATCGCAGGCACATACGTCTACGTTCGCTTCAAGACCACAACAGGTGACGCCATGGGTATGAACATGATCTCGAAGGGTGTCGAGAAGGCTCTTAGCGTCATGTCCCAAGAAGCTGGCTTCACCGACATGGCCATCATTTCCGTTTCTGGTAATTACTGTACAGACAAGAAGCCCGCTGCCATCAACTGGATTGATGGTCGTGGTAAGAGTGTCGTCGCTGAGGCTATCATCCCCAAGGACGTTGTACAAAGTGTGCTCAAGAGTAATGTTGATGCTCTCGTTGAGCTCAACATCTCGAAGAACTTGATCGGAAGTGCTATGGCTGGAAGTATAGGTGGCTTCAACGCACATGCTGCCAACATTGTGACTGCCATCTTCCTCGCCACAGGTCAGGATCCGGCGCAGAATGTGGAGAGCAGTAATTGTATTACTGTCATGAAGAA CTTAAACGGCAACCTCCAAATCTCCGTGTCTATGCCCAGCATCGAGGTCGGCACAATCGGTGGCGGCACAGTTCTCGAACCACAAGCAGCAATGCTCGACATGCTCGGCGTGCGAGGTGCCCACCCCACAACACCCGGCAAGAACTCCCAGCAGCTCGCCCAAGTTGTCGCCGCAGGTGTGCTGGCGGGTGAACTTTCACTATGCTCAGCCCTTGCAGCAGGCCACCTTGTCCGTGCTCACATGAGCCACAACCGCTCCGCTGCACCCACGGCGGCGCCAAGCAGGGCGGGCAGTCCTGGACCTAGATCGCCTCAGGCACCGGCGAATCTTGCAATGTCGAGTATTTCGAATGCGAGAAAGTAG